One Betta splendens chromosome 8, fBetSpl5.4, whole genome shotgun sequence DNA segment encodes these proteins:
- the LOC114859973 gene encoding myosin-11-like isoform X3, producing the protein MADPAADDSKYLFLENDFRNSGVAQADWSAKKMVWVPSEREGFEAASLKEEKGDQVLVELSNGQKLTVNKDDIQKMNPPKFSKVEDMAALTFLNEASVLQNLRERYFSSLIYTYSGLFCVVVNPYKMLPIYSEKIIDMYKGKKRHEVPPHIYSITDNAYRNMLQDREDQSILCTGESGAGKTENTKKVIQYLAVVASSHKGKKDANPQQANLAYGELEKQLLQANPILEAFGNAKTIKNDNSSRFGKFIKLNFDVTGYIVGANIDTYLLEKSRCIRQANTERAFHIFYYMVAGAKDKTREELLLEDFGSYRFLMAGHVEIPGQEDDEMFDETLEAMEIMGFTAEERLGMLKVVSTVLQLGNIKFEKERNSEQATMPDNTAAQKVCHLQGINVTDFTRAILTPRIKVGREVVQKAQTKQQADFAIEALAKAMYERLFHWILARVNKTLDKSKRQSSSFLGILDIAGFEIFEDNSFEQLCINYTNERLQQLFNHTMFILEQEEYKREGIEWNFIDFGLDLQPCIELIERPNNPPGILALLDEECWFPKATDVSFVDKLLNTHTGHVKFSKPKQHKDKLMFTVLHYAGKVDYNAANWLTKNMDPLNDNVTALLNNSSNAFVQDLWKDMDRVVGLETITKMSESSAPTSTKSKKGMFRTVGQLYKESLGKLMTTLHNTQPNFVRCIIPNHEKRAGKMDAHLVLEQLRCNGVLEGIRICRQGFPNRIVFQEFRQRYEILAAGSIPKGFMDGKQACCLMVKHLDLDPNLYRIGQSKMFFRTGVLAQLEEERDLKLTVVIIAFQAQARGFLARKAFSKRQQQLTAMKVIQRNCACYLKLKNWQWWRLFTKVKPLLQVTRQEEEMGQKEEELKAAREVAAKAEAELKDISQKHTQLIEERAQLESKLQAETELYAEAEEMRVRLEAKKQELEEVLHEMESRLEEEEERSNALQQEKKDMEQQLQLMEAHIIQEEDARQKLQLEKVAVEGKVKKLEEDILLMEDQNNKLQKERKLLEERMADMSSNLAEEEEKSKNLTKLKNKHESMISDLEVRLKKEEKARQDVEKAKRKVEAEVADLQEQYADLQAQLAELRAQLAAKEDELQATQARLEEETNQRGAAVKRIRELEAMLSELQEDLEAERAARGKTEAARRDLGEELNALRSELEDSLDTTAAQQELRAKREQEVAMLKKAIEEEGRSHESQIQDLRQKHGQAVQEFTEQLEQAKRVKAGLEKAKQALEKETADLSADLRSLASAKQDLEHKKKKVEGQLNDLHSRFNESERQRTELGERVSKMTMELDSVTAVLNEAEGKNIKLSKDVSTLSSQLQDAQELLSEETRQKLNVSGRLRQLEEERNSLVEQLEEETEAKRGVERQVSSLNMQLSDYKKKLDEMSGTVEMLEEGKKRLQRDLEAANSEYEEKASAFDKLDKSRSRLQQELEDVLMDLDGQRQLVSNLEKKQKKFDQMLAEERAVSCKFAEERDRAEAEAREKETRVLALARALEENQEALEEAEKTMKALKMEMEDLISSKDDVGKSVHDLEKAKRGLEAIVDEMRTQMEELEDELQVAEDAKLRLEVNIQALKSQHERELQGRDEMGEEKRKQLTKQVRELEAELEEERKQRGLASAGKKKLEGELKNMEDQLEATNRGRDEAIKQLRKIQGQVKDLQRELEDSRAAQKETIASARESERRTKAMEADISQLHEMLTAAERARKQAETERDELAEELTSNSSGKTMMSDEKRRLETKISQLEEELEEEQATMESLNDRLRKSQQLVEQLGAELAAERSSSQSKESSRQQLERQNRDLKAKLQEMEGQGRSKLKSSIAALEAKLREVEEQLETESRERQNSSKNLRQKEKKLKDLTIQMEEERKQAQQYKDQAEKGNVRMKQLKHQLEEAEEEAQRVAAARRKLQRELDEATEANDTLNREMASLRSKLRHY; encoded by the exons ATGGCAGACCCAGCCGCTGATGACAGCAAGTACCTCTTTTTGGAAAATGATTTTCGCAACAGTGGGGTGGCACAAGCTGACTGGTCGGCCAAGAAGATGGTGTGGGTGCCGTCAGAGAGGGAAGGCTTCGAGGCAGCCAGCCTTAAGGAGGAGAAAGGTGATCAG GTGCTGGTGGAGCTCTCCAATGGTCAGAAATTAACAGTGAATAAAGATGACATTCAGAAGATGAACCCGCCCAAGTTCAGTAAAGTGGAGGACATGGCTGCTCTCACCTTCCTCAACGAAGCCTCCGTCCTTCAAAACCTGCGGGAGAGATACTTCTCCAGCCTGATCTAT ACGTACTCGGGTCTCTTCTGCGTGGTGGTGAACCCCTACAAGATGCTGCCCATCTACTCTGAAAAGATCATCGATATGTACAAGGGCAAGAAACGTCACGAGGTGCCGCCACACATCTACTCCATCACAGACAACGCCTACAGGAACATGCTGCAAG ACCGTGAGGATCAGTCTATTCTCTGCAC GGGTGAGTCTGGAGCGGGTAAGACAGAAAACACCAAGAAGGTCATCCAGTACCTGGCTGTCGTCGCCTCCTCACACAAGGGCAAGAAGGACGCCAATCCT CAGCAAGCTAATCTGGCCTAC ggggagctggagaagcagctgctgcaggccaaTCCCATCCTGGAGGCCTTTGGAAATGCTAAGACCATCAAAAATGACAACTCCTCACGATTT GGGAAGTTCATCAAGCTCAACTTTGATGTGACTGGCTATATTGTTGGAGCAAATATTGACACCT ACCTGCTGGAGAAGTCTCGCTGCATTCGTCAGGCCAACACTGAAAGAGCATTTCACATCTTCTACTACATGGTGGCAGGAGccaaagacaagacaagag aggagctgctgctcgaGGACTTCGGCAGCTACCGTTTCCTGATGGCGGGTCACGTAGAGATTCCTGGTCAGGAGGACGACGAGATGTTTGATGAGACTCTTGAAGCCATGGAGATCATGGGCTTCACTGCTGAGGAGAGATTAG GAATGCTGAAAGTGGTGTCCACTGTGCTTCAGCTCGGAAATATCAAGTTTGAGAAGGAGAGGAACAGTGAGCAGGCAACTATGCCTGACAACACCG CTGCCCAGAAGGTTTGTCACCTGCAGGGCATCAATGTGACCGACTTCACCCGTGCCATCCTCACCCCACGAATCAAAGTGGGCAGGGAGGTGGTGCAGAAGGCGCAGACCAAGCAGCAG GCTGATTTTGCTATTGAGGCTCTGGCTAAGGCCATGTATGAGCGTCTGTTTCACTGGATTCTGGCAAGAGTCAACAAAACTTTAGACAAGAGTAAAAGGCAGTCGTCCTCCTTCCTGGGCATCCTGGATATTGCCGGCTTTGAGATTTTTGAG GACAACTCATTTGAGCAGCTCTGCATCAACTACACCAAcgagcgtctgcagcagctcttcaaCCACACCATGTTCatcctggagcaggaggagtacaAGAGGGAAGGCATCGAATGGAACTTCATCGATTTCGGCCTTGACCTGCAGCCCTGCATCGAGCTGATCGAGAGACCA AACAACCCTCCAGGCATCCTGGCCCTGCTGGATGAGGAGTGCTGGTTCCCCAAAGCCACTGACGTTTCCTTCGTGGACAAGCTGCTCAACACCCACACTGGTCATGTTAAATTCTCAAAacccaaacaacacaaagacaaactgatGTTCACTGTGCTGCACTATGCTGGTAAG GTAGATTATAATGCTGCTAACTGGCTGACAAAGAACATGGACCCACTGAATGACAATGTGACAGCTCTGCTCAACAACTCCTCCAACGCCTTCGTCCAGGATCTGTGGAAAGACA TGGATCGAGTGGTGGGTCTGGAGACCATAACCAAGATGTCAGAGAGTTCAGCTCCAACCTCCACCAAATCCAAAAAGGGCATGTTTCGCACCGTGGGGCAGTTGTACAAggagtctctgggaaaactgaTGACCACGCTTCATAACACCCAGCCCAACTTTGTCCGCTGCATCATCCCTAACCACGAGAAACGG GCTGGAAAAATGGACGCTCACctggtgctggagcagctgaggtgTAACGGGGTGCTGGAGGGCATTCGAATCTGCAGACAGGGATTTCCAAACCGCATCGTTTTTCAGGAGTTCAGGCAAAG ATATGAGATCTTAGCTGCTGGTTCGATTCCTAAAGGCTTCATGGATGGGAAACAAGCGTGCTGTCTGATG GTGAAACACCTGGATCTCGACCCCAACCTGTATCGCATCGGTCAGAGTAAGATGTTCTTCAGGACGGGGGTTCTggcccagctggaggaggagcgggaccTGAAACTCACTGTTGTCATCATTGCCTTTCAGGCACAAGCTCGAGGTTTTCTGGCTCGCAA ggCATTTAGTAAACGGCAACAACAACTGACTGCTATGAAGGTCATCCAGAGAAACTGTGCCTGTTACCTCAAACTCAAGAACTGGCAGTGGTGGAGGCTCTTCACTAAG GTGAAGCCTCTGCTGCAGGTAACCAGACAAGAAGAGGAAATGggtcagaaggaggaggaactgaAGGCAGCACGAGAGGTGGCAGCCAAAGCTGAGGCTGAACTGAAAGACATCAGTCAGAAACACACCCAG cttATTGAGGAGCGAGCCCAACTGGAGTCAAAGCTTCAGGCAGAGACGGAGCTGTATGCGGAGGCCGAGGAGATGAGGGTCCGCCTGGAAGCCAAGAAGCAGGAGTTGGAGGAGGTGCTCCACGAAATGGAGTctaggctggaggaggaagaggagcgaagCAACgccctgcagcaggagaagaaggacatggagcagcagcttcag ctgatggaggccCACATCATCCAGGAAGAAGATGCTCGACAGAAACTCCAGCTGGAGAAAGTGGCTGTGGAGGGGAAGGTGAAGAAACTGGAGGAGGACATTCTGCTTATGGAGGACCAGAATAACAAACTGCAGAAG GAGCGGAAGCTTTTAGAGGAGAGGATGGCAGACATGAGCTCTAACctggccgaggaggaggagaagtccAAGAATCTGACCAAACTCAAGAACAAACACGAGTCTATGATCTCTGACCTGGAGG TGCGcctgaagaaggaggagaaggctcGTCAAGATGTGGAAAAGGCCAAGAGGAAGGTGGAGGCCGAGGTGGCCGACCTTCAGGAGCAGTACGCCGACCTGCAGGCCCAACTAGCAGAGCTCCGGGCCCAGCTAGCCGCTAAGGAAGACGAGCTCCAAGCAACACAGGCCCG GTTAGAGGAGGAGACTAATCAGCGTGGGGCAGCAGTGAAGCGAATCCGGGAGTTGGAGGCAATGCTGTCAGAGTTGCAGGAGGACCTAGAGGCCGAGAGGGCGGCGAGGGGGAAGACAGAGGCTGCTCGACGGGACCTCGGGGAGGAGCTGAATGCTCTGCGAAGTGAGCTGGAGGACAGCCTGGATACCACTGCTGCCCAGCAGGAGCTACG AGCCAAACGGGAGCAGGAAGTAGCCATGTTGAAGAAGGCCATtgaggaggagggacggagcCACGAGTCACAAATACAGGACCTGAGGCAGAAACATGGTCAGGCTGTGCAGGAGTTCACCGAACAGCTGGAGCAGGCCAAaagg GTAAAAGCTGGCCTGGAAAAAGCCAAGCAGGCTCTAGAGAAAGAGACAGCCGACCTCAGTGCCGACCTGCGATCACTCGCCAGTGCCAAACAGGACCTGgagcacaagaagaagaaagtggaGGGTCAGCTGAACGACCTCCACTCACGCTTCAATGAGAGTGAACGGCAGAGGACTGAGCTGGGGGAACGTGTCTCCAAGATGACC ATGGAGCTGGACAGTGTGACGGCTGTGCTGAACGAGGCAGAGGGCAAGAACATAAAGCTGAGTAAAGACGTCTCCACTTTGTCCTCCCAGCTCCAGGATGCTCAG gagctgctgtctgaggaAACGCGTCAGAAGCTGAACGTGTCCGGACGCCTGCGTcagttggaggaggagaggaacagcttggtggagcagctggaggaggagactgagGCCAAACGGGGCGTGGAGAGGCAGGTGTCCAGCCTCAATATGCAG ctgtctGACTACAAGAAGAAGCTGGATGAGATGTCAGGGACCgtggagatgctggaggagggcAAGAAGCGGCTGCAGCGTGACCTGGAGGCAGCCAACAGCGAGTACGAAGAGAAGGCATCGGCCTTCGATAAGCTGGATAAGAGCCGCAGCcgactgcagcaggagctggaggacgtcCTCATGGACCTGGACGGCCAGCGGCAGCTcgtctccaacctggagaagaagcagaagaagtttGATCAG ATGCTGGCAGAGGAACGAGCCGTGTCTTGCAAGTTTGCAGAGGAGCGCGATCGGGCAGAGGCCGAGGCCAGGGAGAAAGAGACACGGGTGCTAGCTCTGGCCAGGGCACTGGAGGAGAACCAGGAGGCACTGGAGGAGGCCGAGAAGACTATGAAGGCCCTAAAAATGGAGATGGAGGATCTCATCAGCTCCAAAGACGACGTGGGGAAGAGT gtCCATGACCTTGAGAAGGCAAAGCGTGGCCTAGAAGCCATCGTGGATGAGATGAGAActcagatggaggagctggaggacgagctgcAGGTCGCAGAGGACGCCAAGCTGCGTCTAGAAGTGAACATTCAGGCTCTCAAAAGCCAGCACGAACGGGAGCTGCAGGGCCGAGACGAGATGGgcgaggagaagaggaagcagcTCACCAAACAG GTACGCGAGCTGgaagcggagctggaggaggagagaaagcagcGTGGTCTGGCATCAGCTgggaagaagaagctggagggggAGTTGAAGAAcatggaggatcagctggaagCCACTAACAGAGGCCGTGATGAGGCCATAAAGCAGCTGCGCAAGATCCAG GGCCAGGTGAAGGACctccagagggagctggaggactcCCGCGCAGCCCAAAAGGAGACCATCGCCTCAGCCAGAGAGTCTGAGCGCAGAACTAAGGCCATGGAGGCCGACATCTCGCAGCTGCATGAG ATGCTGACTGCAGCTGAAAGAGCTCGTaagcaggcagagacagagagggatgaACTGGCTGAAGAACTGACCAGTAATTCCTCTGGAAA GACAATGATGTCGGATGAAAAGCGTCGTCTTGAAACGAAGATCAGccagttggaggaggagctggaggaggagcaagcGACCATGGAGAGCCTCAACGACCGACTGAGGAAGAGCCAACAGCTG gtggagcagctgggtGCAGAGCTGGCAGCAGAGAGATCCTCATCCCAGAGCAAAGAGAgctccaggcagcagctggagagacaAAACCGAGATCTGAAAGCCAAACTGCAGGAGATGGAAGGGCAGGGCCGCTCCAAACTCAAATCCTCCATCGCTGCTCTCGAAGCCAAGCTGAGAGAGgtagaggagcagctggagacggaGAGCAG AGAGCGTCAGAACAGCTCCAAGAACCTGCGCCAGAAAGAGAAGAAACTGAAAGATTTGACCAttcagatggaggaagagaggaagcaggCGCAGCAGTACAAAGACCAG GCAGAGAAGGGCAACGTGcggatgaagcagctgaagcatcagctggaggaggcggaggaggaggcccagcgCGTGGCCGCCGCtcgcaggaagctgcagagggagctggacGAGGCCACCGAGGCCAACGACACCCTCAACAGGGAGATGGCGTCGCTCAGAAGCAAACTGAG ACATTACTGA